From the genome of Thermodesulfobacteriota bacterium:
ACATGCCGAAGCCATGGTGAGGCGGAGGCTCAGGCGGTCAAATCCCCCTGGGGACGCCACTCTTTTTCCCTGCTCTAATTCTGCTTCTTCGGCTTCCAGTCCCGCGCCAGCGTCTGCGCCTCTTCGATCAGGGCGGGCGTCATCCCGGAGGCGATTTCCTCCCTCAACATCCTGATCTTCTCCTGCCCCATTTTTTCCGATGCCGGTATCCGGGAGGCCGCAAGGATTGCCCACATGAGCGCCATGACCAGGCTCTTCGGCACGCCTTGGCCGTTTTTATACAGGGAGACGAGATTGTACTGCGCCTTCGCATTTCCCTGCTCCGCAGCCTTGCTGAACCACTTCGCGGCTTCGGCGTAGTCCTTCGGAATGCCTTGGCCGAGGAAGTGCATCGACCCGAGGTTGAGCTGGGCGGACGCATGCCCCTGATCGGCCGCTTTCCGGTACCATTTCGCCGCCTCGCCGTGGCTCTGCGGCACCCCGCTGCCCAACGCGTACATTATGCCGAGGTTGTACTGGGCGGACGCATGGCCCTGGTCCGCGGCTTTCCTGTACCACTTCGCCGCCTCGACGCTGTCCTGCGGCACGCCTCCTCCATCTTCGTGCATGACGGCGAGCATGAACTGGGCTTCGGCCGATCCCTGTTCGGCCAACGGTTTGAGGAGGCGGAAGGCGGTATCGTAGTCGTAACGTTCATAGGCTTCCCTGGCTTCCGCAAAGGGCGTTGCCATATTCGACCTCTTCGGCGAGGGTTGAATCCATTCCGAGTGTATAACGCGTGGAGATTGCCGGCAATCGGCAGCGGCGATGCGTTCCGGTGCCCCGTTTCATTTCCCGCGAATCCTTAACTTCTTACGCGGCTTGAGATCCCGGTTTCCTCTCCGGCGGACCCGCGAGACCCCGACGGAATCCGAGGGAACAGTAAAATACGGTTATGTCGCCGATATTGCTAAAGATTTGAACAATTCCGGCCGATATGGTATCCAGGGACCATTTCTTATCGTGAGGCGACGATGCGTCCGTTTATCTTCTCCGTCCTCTTCGCTGTCGTCGGTTCGGGATTGTTGTGGTACCAGACGAACTGGCAGATCGGGGCGGCATCTTTCTCGATCGGATTCTGGATGGTGGCGTACCGTCACTGACCGGATTTTCCTTTCGTTGCTTTTTCCATATCCCGCGCCTCAAAATAGAAGGGGTATGGATTTCCTCAAGCCGGAAAACCTTCTCCGATACGGGTACAAGGATTGCCTCCTCTGCGAAGTGGAGCGCAAGGGGGAAGAGAAGCGCTGCGAGCCGTGCTCCGGGCGGCTCGACCAGCGCGAACGTCTCCTCTGGGAGATCCGGCGGGAGCGGTTCCGGCAAACCGCGGGCCGGCTCTCCCTGGTCTTCCCGGGGCTCGGCCACATCTACGACGAGCGGTACCTCGGCGGGATCTTCTGGGCTTCCCTGCTTCCTCTGACCCTCGGGCTCGTGCTGAACGTGTGGAAAGGGATCACCTGGGGACACGCGTTTCTCCTTGCGGAAGCGGGGCTGATCTGGTGGCTCGCCTGGCTGGACGTGCGCAGGGGCCACCCCGAACCGTCGGCGCCCTGCCAGGACGCGTGTCCGGCGGGGCTAAGGGTGCCGGACTACATCGCCCTGGTCCGGGAGAATCGGCCGCTCGAGGCGCTGGCGCTTGTGTACGACAAGCTGCCGTTCGCCGCGTTTTGCGGGCGGGCCTGCCCCCATCCTTGCGAGCAGGAGTGCGTCCGGAACGAGTTCGGCGCGCCGATCTCCATCATGGCGATCAAGAGGCACGCCGCGGACCGTGGATGCGAGGCGCGGATCCTGCCGCAGCGGGAGGACGGGGAGGCGGAAAAGGCGCTGCGGGTGGCGGTCGTCGGCGCCGGGCCGGCGGGCTTGAGCGCGGCGGATCATCTTGCCCGGCTGGGGTGCCGCGTCACCATGTTCGACTCCAGGGAGGAGCCGGGGGGGATGATGCGGTATGGAGCCCCGGAGTTCCGGTTCCCGACGGAAGCGCTGAGATACGATCTGGAACGGATTTTCGCCCGTGGGATCGAGTTCAGGGCAGGCGTGAAGGTCGGGAGGGACGTCCAGTTCTCCGCGCTGGAAGCGGAAGGATTCGACGCCGTCATGATCGCCGCCGGGACGCCGGCGGCGCGCGCGATTCCGGGCAGCGGCACGGAAGCGCAGGGATTCGTGGACGCCTGTTCGTTCCTCGAAGGCGTCCGGCGGAACCGGCCGCTCCGTCCGTCCGGGCGGGTCGTCGTCGTCGGGGGGGGAGACGTCGCGTTCGATTGCGCGCGGACCGCCCTCCGGCTCGGGGCGTCGGAAGCGACCGTCGCCTGCATCGAATCGATCGAGGAGATGCGCGCCCATCCGTGGGTGATCGCGGATGCGGTCGACGAAGGGGTCAGGATTCTTCCCTCCACGGCGGTGAAAACCTTCCGGATGCGCGGGGACCGGACGGCGGGATTCGAGGCGCTCCGCGCGGAGGGTTTCGATACCGGGCCCGGCGGAGCGGTAGTCCCCCGGACGCGTCCCGGCACGGAATTCGAAGTCCCGGCGGACACGATCGTTCTGGCCGTGGGATACGCTCCGGAGCTGGGGTTCCTGCCGCCGGGAGCTTTCCGGAAGCCGCTGGACGCCCGGATCCACGTCTTCCGGTTGATTTTCGAGGGGCGGGAAAGTAAAGTAAACTATTACATTTTCGGCGATTGCGCCGCGGGCCCCCGGACGGTAGTTGAAGCGGCCGCTTCGGGCCGGGCGGCGGCGATGAATATCTATTCCAGCCTGGCCGTCGAAGACGGCAACAAGGCGCGGTACAAGGACAATTACCGCAGGCGGAACGAGCCGCACGAACCCGACAGGCCCGAGTGGCGGATCCGCCTGGGTGGAACGCGCCTGTCCGCGGAATCGCGCCGCGGGAATTTCGAGGAAGTCGACAAGGGGCTCACCGCGGAATGCGCCCACGGAGAAGCGGAGC
Proteins encoded in this window:
- a CDS encoding tetratricopeptide repeat protein, whose protein sequence is MATPFAEAREAYERYDYDTAFRLLKPLAEQGSAEAQFMLAVMHEDGGGVPQDSVEAAKWYRKAADQGHASAQYNLGIMYALGSGVPQSHGEAAKWYRKAADQGHASAQLNLGSMHFLGQGIPKDYAEAAKWFSKAAEQGNAKAQYNLVSLYKNGQGVPKSLVMALMWAILAASRIPASEKMGQEKIRMLREEIASGMTPALIEEAQTLARDWKPKKQN
- a CDS encoding FAD-dependent oxidoreductase, encoding MDFLKPENLLRYGYKDCLLCEVERKGEEKRCEPCSGRLDQRERLLWEIRRERFRQTAGRLSLVFPGLGHIYDERYLGGIFWASLLPLTLGLVLNVWKGITWGHAFLLAEAGLIWWLAWLDVRRGHPEPSAPCQDACPAGLRVPDYIALVRENRPLEALALVYDKLPFAAFCGRACPHPCEQECVRNEFGAPISIMAIKRHAADRGCEARILPQREDGEAEKALRVAVVGAGPAGLSAADHLARLGCRVTMFDSREEPGGMMRYGAPEFRFPTEALRYDLERIFARGIEFRAGVKVGRDVQFSALEAEGFDAVMIAAGTPAARAIPGSGTEAQGFVDACSFLEGVRRNRPLRPSGRVVVVGGGDVAFDCARTALRLGASEATVACIESIEEMRAHPWVIADAVDEGVRILPSTAVKTFRMRGDRTAGFEALRAEGFDTGPGGAVVPRTRPGTEFEVPADTIVLAVGYAPELGFLPPGAFRKPLDARIHVFRLIFEGRESKVNYYIFGDCAAGPRTVVEAAASGRAAAMNIYSSLAVEDGNKARYKDNYRRRNEPHEPDRPEWRIRLGGTRLSAESRRGNFEEVDKGLTAECAHGEAERCARCNLSLEARRKGGDKG